One genomic window of Tatumella citrea includes the following:
- the ppiA gene encoding peptidylprolyl isomerase A: MLKRTLAAAVALLALSSAAAVADTHVLLTTSAGNIELELNDQKAPITVKNFVNYVNSGFYNNTVFHRVIPGFMIQGGGFTADMKEKSAGAPIKNEADNGLRNLRGTISMARTADPDSATSQFFINVSDNAFLDHGQRDFGYAVFGKVIKGMDVADSISQVATSNVGPYQNVPSKPVTIISAKILP, from the coding sequence ATGTTGAAACGTACTTTAGCGGCAGCTGTGGCATTGCTTGCGCTTTCCTCTGCTGCGGCAGTAGCTGATACCCATGTGCTGTTAACCACTTCAGCTGGCAACATTGAGCTGGAACTGAATGATCAAAAAGCACCGATCACCGTCAAAAACTTCGTCAACTATGTTAACAGCGGCTTTTATAACAACACGGTGTTTCACCGGGTGATTCCGGGCTTTATGATCCAGGGCGGTGGCTTCACTGCGGATATGAAAGAGAAATCAGCGGGTGCTCCGATAAAAAATGAAGCAGATAACGGATTACGTAACCTGAGAGGAACTATCTCTATGGCACGTACCGCAGATCCTGACAGTGCGACCAGCCAGTTCTTTATCAATGTTTCCGACAATGCCTTCCTGGACCACGGTCAGCGTGATTTTGGATATGCGGTGTTTGGCAAAGTGATCAAAGGTATGGATGTTGCAGACAGCATTTCACAGGTTGCCACCTCAAACGTTGGTCCTTACCAGAACGTTCCGTCAAAACCAGTGACGATTATTTCTGCGAAAATCTTACCCTGA
- the aroB gene encoding 3-dehydroquinate synthase: MEQITVSLEERSYPISIAAGLFDDPASYWPLSAGDHAMVVTNNTLAPLYLSSVIQKLSAAGVIVDQVTLPDGEQYKTLAVLEQIFTALLEKPHGRDTTLIALGGGVIGDMTGFAAACYQRGVRFIQMPTTLLSQVDSSVGGKTAVNHPLGKNMIGAFYQPVSVIIDTDCLKTLPPRELASGLAEVIKYGIILDKQFFVWLEQHMEELVALDEKALSWCIRRCCEIKADVVAADERESGVRALLNLGHTFGHAIEAHMGYGNWLHGEAVAAGMVMAARTAEQVNGFSSADTQRIIDLLERAGLPVQGPREMAAEEYLPHMMRDKKVLGGELRLVLPRSIGESEVRSGVSHDIVLAAINDCQPN, encoded by the coding sequence ATGGAGCAGATCACGGTCTCACTGGAAGAACGTAGTTATCCGATCAGCATAGCTGCAGGTTTGTTTGATGATCCTGCCTCATACTGGCCACTTAGTGCCGGAGATCATGCGATGGTGGTGACCAATAATACATTGGCACCGCTTTACCTGAGTTCTGTCATCCAAAAGCTCTCGGCTGCAGGCGTTATTGTTGATCAGGTGACATTACCTGATGGTGAACAATATAAAACACTGGCCGTCCTTGAGCAGATTTTCACTGCATTACTCGAAAAACCGCACGGTCGTGATACCACCCTGATAGCCCTTGGTGGCGGAGTTATCGGTGATATGACCGGGTTTGCGGCTGCCTGCTATCAGCGTGGCGTTCGTTTTATTCAGATGCCGACGACTTTACTTTCACAGGTTGACTCCTCTGTTGGCGGGAAAACCGCGGTTAATCATCCTTTGGGCAAAAATATGATTGGGGCATTTTACCAGCCTGTATCAGTCATTATTGATACTGATTGCCTGAAAACTCTGCCTCCACGCGAGCTCGCGTCCGGACTGGCAGAAGTGATTAAATACGGTATCATTCTGGATAAGCAATTTTTTGTGTGGCTGGAACAGCACATGGAAGAATTAGTCGCCCTGGATGAAAAAGCACTCTCCTGGTGTATCCGTCGCTGCTGTGAAATTAAAGCAGATGTCGTAGCGGCGGATGAGCGTGAATCCGGGGTCAGAGCATTGCTGAACCTGGGACATACGTTTGGCCATGCTATTGAAGCTCATATGGGGTATGGCAACTGGCTGCACGGCGAAGCCGTTGCTGCGGGTATGGTGATGGCTGCCCGAACTGCAGAGCAGGTTAATGGTTTTAGCTCCGCAGATACCCAACGGATTATAGATTTGCTGGAGCGTGCCGGACTCCCGGTACAAGGGCCACGTGAAATGGCTGCTGAAGAGTACCTGCCGCACATGATGCGCGATAAAAAAGTGTTGGGTGGTGAGCTTCGTTTGGTTCTGCCACGCAGTATTGGTGAGTCAGAAGTGAGAAGTGGCGTTTCACATGATATTGTTTTAGCTGCAATCAACGATTGCCAGCCAAACTGA
- the trpS gene encoding tryptophan--tRNA ligase — MSKPIVFSGAQPSGELTIGNYMGALRQWVQMQDDYHCIYCIVDQHAITVRQDPVALHKATLDTLALYLACGIDPEKSTIFVQSHVPEHAQLSWLLNCYTYFGELSRMTQFKDKSSRYAENINAGLFDYPVLMAADILLYQTNQVPVGEDQKQHLELSRDIAQRFNALYGDIFRIPEPFIPKSGARVMSLLEPTKKMSKSDDNRNNVIGLLEDPKSVVKKIKRAVTDSDEPPVIRYDIKEKAGVSNLLDILSGVTGQPVAELEKEFSDKMYGHLKGAVADAVSGMLIELQQRFEQYRNDEQLLNRIMKEGAEKASLRARETLDKVYKAVGFVARPL, encoded by the coding sequence ATGAGTAAACCCATTGTTTTTAGTGGCGCGCAGCCCTCAGGTGAATTAACCATTGGTAATTACATGGGGGCACTTCGTCAATGGGTGCAGATGCAGGATGATTACCACTGCATTTACTGCATTGTTGACCAGCATGCCATTACTGTCCGTCAGGACCCGGTAGCTCTGCATAAAGCGACGCTCGATACACTTGCCCTCTATCTGGCCTGTGGGATTGACCCGGAAAAATCGACAATCTTCGTACAATCGCATGTTCCGGAACATGCTCAGCTTTCCTGGCTGCTTAACTGCTACACCTATTTTGGTGAACTGAGCCGCATGACCCAGTTCAAAGATAAATCTTCCCGCTACGCTGAGAATATCAATGCCGGCTTGTTTGATTATCCGGTATTGATGGCGGCAGATATTCTGTTATACCAGACTAATCAGGTCCCTGTCGGTGAAGACCAGAAGCAACATCTGGAACTTAGCCGTGATATTGCTCAGCGTTTTAATGCGCTGTATGGCGATATTTTCCGTATTCCGGAGCCATTTATTCCTAAATCGGGTGCCCGTGTGATGTCACTGCTGGAGCCGACAAAGAAAATGTCTAAATCAGATGACAATCGCAATAATGTCATCGGACTGCTTGAAGATCCTAAATCGGTAGTGAAAAAGATTAAACGTGCAGTGACTGATTCTGATGAGCCGCCTGTGATTCGTTATGACATTAAAGAGAAAGCTGGCGTATCTAACCTGCTGGATATCCTGTCCGGAGTCACCGGACAACCAGTAGCAGAACTGGAAAAAGAATTCAGCGATAAAATGTATGGTCACCTGAAAGGTGCAGTTGCTGACGCAGTTTCCGGCATGCTTATCGAACTGCAGCAGCGTTTTGAACAGTATCGTAATGACGAACAATTACTGAATCGTATTATGAAAGAAGGTGCAGAGAAGGCCAGCCTTCGTGCCCGTGAGACGCTGGATAAAGTTTATAAGGCGGTAGGGTTTGTCGCCCGTCCTCTGTAA
- the pilQ gene encoding type IV pilus secretin PilQ: MKIDFLLFYFLASVASASASASASASASAPKVPVSGNTITLDFEATPVDQIFYHLAEFRQVNLVIAPDVNREISVRLHQVDWLQAVSLVAEIAGVHAELRQNILRVSPSVPEKPAPGTAGQPEKSHVPLKTQRFILRYTDVNEIRSLLQSDRAGLLTPDGRISLNSRANMLIIRDTESALADIAQWIKVFDVAIPQVEITAHIVTISEEQLNELGVHWGLTGSTLIDDILSSPTLGIPLQVESPFITAGMTLTRLNGKMLNLELTALEQENQVDIIASPRLITSHGNAASIKQGTEIPYVVSQGKDDAATVEFKEAVLGMKITPEVLGEGNLRLTIRISQNVPGKALQKGNNVPLSIDKQEIETKVTIQDGQTLALGGIFQQHQSYQQNKVPGLAQLPLAGHLFRRDMSQQTRRELVIFITPRLIFP; this comes from the coding sequence ATGAAGATTGATTTCCTGCTTTTTTACTTTCTGGCTAGTGTTGCTTCTGCTTCTGCTTCTGCTTCTGCTTCTGCTTCTGCTTCTGCTCCTAAAGTCCCGGTCAGTGGAAATACGATAACGCTTGATTTTGAAGCCACCCCGGTAGATCAGATTTTTTATCATCTGGCTGAGTTCCGGCAGGTCAACCTGGTGATTGCCCCTGATGTGAACAGAGAGATATCTGTAAGATTGCATCAGGTTGACTGGTTACAGGCCGTTTCTCTGGTGGCCGAAATAGCCGGTGTTCATGCCGAACTCAGGCAAAACATACTGCGCGTTTCTCCTTCGGTGCCGGAAAAACCAGCACCGGGAACGGCTGGTCAGCCAGAGAAAAGCCATGTTCCTTTGAAAACTCAGCGTTTTATTCTTCGTTACACCGACGTCAATGAGATCCGCTCTTTGTTGCAAAGCGACCGTGCCGGTTTGCTGACCCCTGACGGTCGGATTTCCCTGAACAGCAGAGCAAATATGTTAATTATCCGGGATACCGAATCAGCACTGGCAGATATCGCACAATGGATAAAAGTATTTGATGTGGCAATCCCTCAGGTTGAAATTACCGCCCATATTGTCACCATTAGCGAAGAGCAATTGAATGAACTGGGGGTTCACTGGGGGCTGACGGGCAGCACGCTGATTGATGATATTTTGTCTTCCCCGACATTGGGGATTCCTTTGCAGGTTGAATCCCCTTTTATTACCGCCGGAATGACGCTGACGCGGCTTAACGGGAAAATGCTGAACCTGGAATTAACAGCCCTTGAGCAGGAAAATCAGGTCGATATCATCGCCAGCCCACGGCTAATTACATCTCACGGTAATGCGGCCTCTATCAAACAAGGGACAGAAATTCCTTATGTGGTTTCGCAGGGCAAAGATGATGCGGCAACAGTCGAATTTAAAGAAGCAGTGCTGGGTATGAAAATTACTCCGGAAGTGCTGGGTGAAGGTAATTTGCGGCTCACTATTCGCATCAGCCAGAATGTGCCAGGTAAAGCATTGCAAAAAGGGAACAATGTTCCTTTGAGCATCGATAAACAGGAAATAGAGACCAAAGTGACGATTCAGGACGGGCAAACACTGGCGCTGGGGGGAATTTTCCAGCAACATCAAAGCTATCAGCAAAATAAAGTTCCCGGACTGGCGCAATTGCCGTTAGCCGGCCACTTATTCCGCCGTGATATGAGTCAACAAACCAGGCGGGAACTTGTGATATTTATCACTCCAAGGCTGATATTTCCCTGA
- a CDS encoding phosphoglycolate phosphatase — protein MVHFTDIRALAFDLDGTLTDSAPGLAKAVDMALQQMGLPVAGVERVSTWIGNGADIMMKRALAYTLQHEPSAEDIARARGLFDDFYAQTAEEGSALFPGVSQALHQLHQQNVPMAIVTNKPTPFVAPLLKSLGIDSLFSLVIGGDDVVVKKPHPAAIYLVLGRFGLTTDELLFIGDSRNDIQAAKSAGVRSVGMTYGYNYGEPIADSQPDAVLDTFDQLLPLLGR, from the coding sequence ATGGTTCATTTCACTGATATTCGTGCACTGGCATTTGACCTGGACGGTACACTGACTGACAGTGCTCCGGGGCTGGCAAAAGCGGTGGACATGGCGTTACAGCAGATGGGTTTGCCGGTTGCCGGTGTTGAACGAGTTTCAACCTGGATTGGCAACGGCGCTGATATCATGATGAAGCGCGCACTGGCTTATACATTACAACATGAACCATCGGCTGAAGATATCGCCCGGGCACGGGGCTTATTTGATGATTTTTACGCACAAACTGCCGAAGAGGGCAGTGCGTTGTTCCCCGGAGTCAGTCAGGCTCTGCACCAGTTGCATCAACAAAACGTTCCTATGGCGATAGTCACCAATAAACCAACACCATTTGTCGCGCCGTTACTGAAATCATTGGGTATCGACTCTCTGTTTTCGCTGGTGATTGGCGGCGATGATGTGGTGGTTAAAAAGCCCCATCCGGCGGCTATCTACCTGGTCCTGGGCAGGTTCGGACTGACTACCGATGAGTTGTTGTTTATTGGCGATTCGCGTAACGATATTCAGGCAGCAAAATCAGCAGGTGTACGTAGTGTCGGAATGACCTATGGATATAACTACGGTGAGCCTATTGCAGACAGCCAGCCGGATGCAGTGCTGGATACATTTGACCAACTTTTGCCCCTGCTTGGGCGGTAA
- the tsgA gene encoding MFS transporter TsgA, whose translation MTKTNLTGLTWISFFSYALTGALVIVTGMVMDNIAQSFHVPVASMSNTFTFLNTGILAAIFLNAWLMEIIPLKRQLIFGFILMVLAIIGLVTGQSLAIFSVCMFVLGIVSGITMSIGTFLITHLYEGRQRGSRLLFTDSFFSMAGTLFPIIAGVILAKSLPWYWVYCCIGLIYVAIFILTLMVEFPVLAKSSQMKSAEKEKWGTGVYLLALAALCYILGQLGFISWVPEYATKNLGVPITEAGQLVGNFWTAYMVGMWVFSVILRFVDMQKILAVITGLATVLMFWFTHNQAVSMLHIIIMILGFSSSAIYTTIITLGSQQTRVASPKLVNFILTCGTIGTMLTFVVTSPIVSHSGPHAALFTANGLYAVVFILSVLLGFVSKHKLNNKVTA comes from the coding sequence ATGACAAAGACCAACCTGACTGGCCTGACCTGGATCAGTTTTTTCTCCTATGCGCTTACCGGTGCATTGGTGATTGTGACCGGAATGGTCATGGATAATATTGCTCAGTCGTTTCATGTGCCCGTTGCCAGCATGAGCAATACATTTACCTTTCTAAATACCGGAATTCTGGCGGCAATCTTCCTGAATGCATGGCTGATGGAAATTATCCCGTTAAAACGCCAACTCATCTTCGGCTTTATCCTGATGGTTCTGGCGATTATCGGTTTAGTCACCGGGCAGAGTCTCGCCATCTTCTCCGTTTGCATGTTCGTACTGGGGATAGTCAGCGGCATTACTATGTCGATTGGGACTTTCCTGATTACTCATCTGTATGAAGGGCGTCAACGGGGTTCACGGTTGCTGTTCACTGACTCGTTCTTCAGCATGGCAGGAACACTGTTTCCGATCATCGCGGGTGTCATTCTGGCAAAAAGCCTGCCCTGGTACTGGGTTTATTGCTGTATCGGCCTAATCTATGTGGCTATTTTTATCCTGACACTGATGGTGGAATTCCCTGTACTGGCTAAATCCAGTCAGATGAAATCCGCTGAAAAGGAAAAATGGGGAACAGGTGTGTACTTGCTGGCTCTCGCCGCACTCTGCTATATCCTCGGCCAGTTAGGTTTTATCTCCTGGGTACCAGAATATGCTACCAAAAATCTTGGCGTACCGATTACCGAAGCCGGGCAACTGGTGGGTAACTTCTGGACGGCTTATATGGTGGGTATGTGGGTATTCAGTGTGATTCTGCGCTTTGTTGATATGCAGAAAATCCTTGCAGTGATTACAGGTCTGGCAACGGTGCTGATGTTCTGGTTTACCCATAATCAGGCAGTATCAATGCTGCATATTATCATTATGATTCTGGGCTTCAGCTCAAGCGCGATCTACACCACCATCATTACACTTGGTTCTCAGCAGACCAGAGTGGCTTCGCCAAAACTGGTAAACTTCATTCTGACCTGCGGGACTATTGGTACCATGCTGACATTTGTGGTCACCAGCCCGATAGTCAGCCACAGTGGCCCTCATGCAGCGCTGTTTACCGCTAACGGCCTGTACGCAGTGGTGTTCATTCTGAGTGTGCTGTTGGGCTTTGTCAGCAAGCATAAGCTGAATAACAAAGTCACTGCCTGA
- a CDS encoding SPOR domain-containing protein, which translates to MDEFQPEDELKPDASDRPTARNRKSSSPGPKLPISKQHIMVAVGILVLLLLILGIGSALKSPSGSAPSSAANAPAGTSKDIDLSGSAGMSGQPATANSPASAPSTPETTTPAQDNAANPANTSAGQDISMPAISSTPSQGNPAAPTADQQRVTVSGDMSSALNNAQISAAGDASQTSLPTAPATLDRSGKLKLNAPSSAGTTAPVAHTPPVVHRAPQHNVSHTNERQAVAAERERESRRIAEQRRVEEQRRVAQQRKAEQQKATEHRVAEVPKPVSQTAKPVKREAAVPSVSHTEKPVAHTASQLPAGDYTLQLSGATRQDALNTWAKQQKLSSYHVYQTERNGKPWFVLVSGSYATSAEAKRAISTLPEAVRAQNPWVKPLSQVRKEAAK; encoded by the coding sequence ATGGATGAGTTTCAACCGGAAGATGAGTTAAAACCTGACGCCAGTGATCGTCCTACTGCGCGAAACCGTAAATCATCATCTCCAGGCCCCAAATTACCAATTTCTAAGCAACATATCATGGTTGCGGTAGGTATTCTGGTGCTGCTGCTGTTAATTCTGGGCATAGGATCTGCACTGAAAAGCCCTTCCGGAAGTGCTCCATCTTCGGCAGCAAATGCTCCCGCGGGTACCAGCAAAGACATTGATCTTTCAGGTTCAGCAGGGATGAGCGGCCAGCCAGCGACAGCTAACTCCCCGGCTTCTGCTCCTTCTACTCCGGAGACGACAACGCCTGCTCAGGACAATGCCGCTAACCCTGCAAATACTTCTGCCGGGCAGGATATTTCTATGCCAGCGATTTCCTCCACTCCTTCTCAGGGAAATCCGGCGGCACCGACAGCAGATCAGCAACGTGTTACTGTTTCAGGTGATATGAGCAGTGCACTGAATAATGCTCAAATCTCTGCGGCAGGTGATGCGTCGCAGACATCATTACCTACCGCTCCTGCAACCTTAGATCGCAGTGGTAAGCTTAAGCTGAACGCTCCATCTTCAGCCGGAACCACTGCTCCTGTTGCTCATACTCCTCCGGTTGTTCATCGTGCGCCACAACATAATGTCAGCCACACGAACGAACGTCAGGCAGTGGCAGCAGAACGTGAACGTGAAAGCCGCCGGATTGCAGAGCAACGCCGCGTTGAAGAGCAACGTCGGGTAGCTCAGCAGCGTAAAGCGGAACAACAAAAAGCAACTGAACACCGTGTGGCAGAAGTGCCTAAACCTGTTAGCCAGACAGCAAAACCTGTAAAACGTGAAGCTGCGGTGCCTTCTGTGAGTCATACTGAGAAGCCAGTGGCACATACTGCCAGTCAGTTGCCTGCCGGCGATTACACACTGCAACTGAGCGGTGCGACTCGTCAGGATGCTCTGAATACCTGGGCTAAACAGCAGAAGCTGAGCAGTTATCATGTGTATCAGACCGAGCGCAATGGTAAACCATGGTTCGTGCTGGTCAGCGGCTCTTACGCGACATCTGCTGAAGCTAAACGGGCTATCAGTACTCTGCCAGAAGCAGTACGTGCTCAGAACCCCTGGGTTAAACCTCTGAGTCAGGTCAGGAAAGAGGCTGCAAAGTGA
- a CDS encoding anthranilate synthase component II: protein MLLLIDNYDSFTWNLCQYFSMAGVTVRVERNDAITLADIEALPVTHLVISPGPCTPEQAGISVAAIRHFAGKIPILGVCLGHQAIAMAFGGHVVRARQPMHGKTSVIRHDGRGVFRQLNNPLTVTRYHSLVAEAETLPDCLEITAWSENNHQFDEIMGIRHKTLPVEGVQFHPESIMSEQGVELLKNFVNQAG from the coding sequence ATGTTACTTCTTATCGACAACTATGATTCATTCACCTGGAACCTCTGTCAGTATTTTAGTATGGCGGGGGTAACCGTACGGGTGGAGCGTAACGACGCAATAACACTTGCTGATATTGAGGCGCTACCAGTGACTCATCTGGTGATATCTCCCGGGCCCTGTACGCCTGAGCAGGCGGGTATCTCGGTGGCTGCAATACGTCACTTTGCCGGAAAAATTCCTATTCTAGGCGTCTGCCTGGGGCATCAGGCCATTGCGATGGCGTTTGGTGGCCATGTTGTTCGTGCCCGACAGCCTATGCATGGTAAAACCTCAGTGATTCGTCATGATGGTCGTGGAGTGTTCAGACAACTAAATAATCCACTGACTGTCACCCGCTATCACTCATTGGTTGCGGAGGCAGAAACATTGCCGGATTGCCTGGAGATCACTGCCTGGAGCGAAAACAATCATCAGTTTGATGAAATCATGGGAATCAGGCACAAAACTTTGCCAGTTGAAGGAGTTCAGTTCCATCCTGAAAGCATCATGAGTGAACAGGGTGTAGAATTATTGAAAAACTTCGTTAATCAGGCTGGTTAA
- the aroK gene encoding shikimate kinase AroK, which translates to MAEKRNIFLVGPMGAGKSTIGRQLAQQLNMEFYDSDQEIERRTGADVGWVFDVEGEDGFRDREEKIINELTEKQGIVLATGGGSVKSRETRNRLSARGVVVYLETTIEKQLARTQRDKRRPLLQVDSPPREVLEELADERNPLYEEIADVTIRTDEQSAKVVANQIIHMLESN; encoded by the coding sequence ATGGCAGAGAAACGAAATATCTTTCTGGTTGGGCCTATGGGTGCCGGCAAAAGCACTATTGGTCGTCAGTTAGCTCAGCAACTCAATATGGAATTTTATGATTCCGATCAGGAAATTGAGCGACGTACCGGAGCTGATGTTGGCTGGGTATTTGATGTAGAAGGCGAAGATGGTTTTCGTGATCGCGAAGAAAAAATCATCAATGAGCTGACGGAAAAACAGGGAATTGTCCTTGCGACGGGCGGTGGCTCAGTAAAATCACGGGAAACCCGCAATCGCCTTTCGGCGCGCGGCGTAGTGGTGTATCTGGAAACAACAATAGAAAAGCAGCTGGCACGCACCCAACGTGATAAACGTCGTCCGTTACTTCAGGTGGATTCTCCTCCGAGAGAAGTCCTGGAAGAACTGGCCGATGAGCGGAATCCTTTATATGAAGAAATCGCAGATGTGACCATCAGAACCGATGAGCAAAGTGCTAAAGTGGTTGCGAATCAGATTATTCATATGCTGGAAAGTAATTAA
- the dam gene encoding adenine-specific DNA-methyltransferase yields the protein MKKHRAFLKWAGGKYHLLDDIRRCLPEGDCLVEPFVGAGSVFLNTDYSRYLLADINSDLINLYNIIKTNSSSFIADARRLFTAESNDSDIYYAYRIEFNQSHDPYRRALLFLYLNRHGYNGLCRYNLRGEFNVPFGRYQKPYFPEAELLWFAERSQQATFICQSYAATFSQAMPGSVVYCDPPYAPLSATANFTAYHTNSFSLHEQIQLAGLAEKLARECAVPVLISNHDTELTQQWYKEAVLHVVKARRSISRNVNGRTKVNEILALYR from the coding sequence ATGAAAAAACACCGCGCTTTTCTGAAGTGGGCAGGGGGTAAATATCACCTGCTTGATGACATTCGTCGATGCCTGCCCGAAGGGGATTGCTTAGTCGAACCTTTTGTCGGTGCAGGTTCAGTATTTCTGAACACCGATTATTCCCGTTACCTGTTGGCTGATATTAATAGCGATTTAATCAATCTGTACAATATTATCAAAACCAACAGTAGCTCGTTTATTGCAGATGCCCGTCGGCTGTTTACCGCAGAATCCAATGACTCTGACATCTATTACGCTTATCGTATAGAGTTTAATCAGAGCCATGATCCTTACCGGCGCGCACTGCTGTTCCTGTATTTAAACCGTCATGGTTATAACGGGCTTTGCCGTTACAATCTGCGCGGTGAATTTAATGTTCCTTTCGGGCGTTATCAGAAACCTTATTTTCCGGAAGCAGAACTGTTGTGGTTCGCTGAGCGATCACAGCAGGCGACATTTATTTGCCAGTCATACGCTGCTACGTTTAGCCAGGCGATGCCCGGGTCGGTGGTGTATTGTGATCCACCGTATGCGCCCTTATCGGCTACTGCTAACTTTACTGCCTACCATACCAACAGTTTTAGCCTGCATGAGCAGATACAGCTGGCCGGGCTTGCCGAAAAACTGGCAAGGGAATGTGCTGTCCCTGTGCTAATCTCTAACCATGATACGGAACTGACGCAGCAATGGTATAAAGAGGCCGTTCTGCATGTGGTGAAAGCCCGGCGATCTATCAGTCGTAATGTGAATGGCCGAACCAAAGTCAACGAAATACTGGCGCTTTATCGTTAA
- the rpe gene encoding ribulose-phosphate 3-epimerase, producing MKDYLIAPSILSADFARLGEDTAKALAAGGDVVHFDVMDNHYVPNLTMGPMVLKALRDYGISAPIDVHLMVSPVDSLIPQFAKAGASYITFHPEATLHVDRSLQLIKEHGCKAGLVFNPATPLSYLDYVMDKVDVVLLMSVNPGFGGQSFLPSTLNKLREVRKRIDHSGFDIRLEVDGGVKVDNIAQIAAAGADMFVAGSAIFGHPDYKKVIDDMRQQLESANGSFH from the coding sequence ATGAAAGACTATTTGATAGCACCATCAATATTGTCGGCAGATTTTGCCAGACTTGGCGAAGATACCGCGAAAGCGCTTGCGGCAGGGGGAGATGTTGTTCATTTCGACGTAATGGATAACCATTATGTGCCTAATCTGACAATGGGGCCGATGGTTCTTAAAGCATTACGTGACTATGGCATCTCAGCTCCGATTGATGTTCATCTGATGGTTTCTCCGGTAGACAGCCTGATTCCCCAGTTTGCTAAGGCAGGCGCCAGCTATATCACATTCCACCCGGAAGCTACGTTGCATGTCGATCGTAGCCTGCAACTGATTAAAGAACATGGCTGTAAAGCTGGCCTGGTATTTAATCCGGCAACTCCTCTCAGTTACCTTGACTATGTGATGGACAAGGTTGATGTGGTGTTACTGATGTCAGTTAACCCTGGATTTGGTGGGCAGAGTTTTCTGCCATCCACGCTGAACAAATTACGTGAAGTCCGGAAGCGTATTGACCACAGTGGTTTCGATATTCGCCTCGAAGTTGATGGTGGAGTTAAGGTCGATAACATTGCGCAGATTGCTGCTGCAGGTGCTGATATGTTTGTGGCTGGCTCGGCTATCTTCGGCCATCCCGATTACAAAAAAGTCATCGATGATATGCGCCAGCAACTGGAGAGTGCTAATGGTTCATTTCACTGA